The genomic stretch ACGTCCATATATGTGGTGAGATACTGCGATGAGATCTGTTTGGTCTGCATGTGTGAAGGGAAATAGGGGAGGCCAAAGTCCATCATGTGACATGCCTCTGTCAGGGACCTCAGGCCTAACATAACAGAAAATCAAAATGATGAGATCATGGCGTGCCTTCCTGAATTCTTAGTACAGGCAAGTTCAGATCCAGGATGCCACAAATAGATGGCACATGACCCGCAGAGTGAAAAATGCTCTCATTTGGCAACCTCTTCAGATCAACATGCGCAGCTGCATTTCATGGGATGGTAGGATGCTCATCATAGCGATCAGAATGGATCATCATGATTGGCTACGAGAATCAACAGCACCTAAATGCTGACACCAGCTGAGAAAAGAGTAGATACAAAAATTGCAATACAAGTGAGTAAGGGCGAGATTTCAGTCTAGAAAAATGAATGAAGTTAAACTGATTGCGATGAATTGAACTATAGTCGAGGCAGGAAGACGTCACAGCAAAAATACTGCTATATAACGTGACTGGGAAGGGTACCATTCAGCTTGCAATCTGTGTCTCGTAACATAAACACCACATCTACCAGCAAAATAAGAACACTAGTAGAGGTCCGTGTATGACAAAGAGGTGACAATTCGCTCTGATATCAGCAACCTAGTAAAACCCCTCCCTGGGGGTTTCAATTACCATATCTATAGCTATGTACATGAGTCTAACGAGTTTGGGAGTCCCAAACCTCATGTCTTGCCAACATCTACACCTACTTCCCCGTTGCAGTCTTGTTCACCATCATCTCTGGGACGCTTCCCTAGAATCGTTTGTTTCTCATCCTCCACAAGTAGGGAGGAGGTTTTATCAGTCAAACTAACCTCAGTTTGCTTGCTAGCTTCTGTTTGTTTATCTCCATTGGAAGTTGTTTGGATAGCTTCAAGGCCTTGCTCAGTCACTGATTTATCTCCATTGCAGATTGCTTGGGTAGCTGCAAGCCCTTGCTCGGGCACTGGTTTATCTCCATTGGAGTTTGCTTGGGTAGCTGCAAGCCCTTGCTCAGGCACTGGTTTATCTCCATTGGAGTTTGCTTGGATAGTAGCAAGCCCCCGCTCAGGCACTGGTTTATCTCCATTGGAGTTTGCTTGGATAGCAGCAAGCCCTCGCTCAGGCACTGGTTTATCTCCATTGGAGTTTGCTTGGATAGCTGCAAGCTCTTGCTCAGGCAGTGCAGAACTGCTAGAGTCTAGCACGCCAACAGATGAAAAATTATCAGGTTGCCTTGTTTTGACACCATCTGAAGGTATTCGTGACAACACATTTGTCTTTATTTCAATATCAACCCATTGGTTCTTCACCCAATCTTTTGAGATTCTTACATCCTGTAGCTGGCATACCCGAAAAAAATTCTCTCCTGGAATGATATAACAACAGAAATGTCACCATCTTCATGCACATATTGTAAATGATGATACATTTATTAGAAGCACCCAATCTTTGTCTGATGCAATATGATTACACATAGATCACACATTGTTTCATGATAGATTTAATAAAATTAGCAtacttgaaaagataaaaaaggaaatgaTATACAATTTGGGGTTTAAACCAGCAGGAAAATGGTGTACTTTTAACCATGTGGATTTTACTCTGTTAACTCAGTGCTAGAACATATTTTGTCAAAGCAACTTTTGTTTCTCATAGGGTAGACAAAATAAGGAAATATTGGTTGAACAAGGAAAAGGCACCTGGAAAGTATACTTGGAGGCTATCTGCAGCAGGGTTCTCTAAACTGACAACAATTCCTTCCCACCAGCCGCTAAATTGCCAGACGTCAATAGCAGTTCCAGGTATCAAAGCAGCACCATTAACAGAAATATTTTGTTGAGGGCGTGGCCTAATTCTTAGTCGGTCTGGGCTTCTCAGTCCCAATTTATCAGGAAGAGCCAATGTAGAGGCAGGCACTGTCTCCTGCACAGAGGCACATAAACTCATATTGAAGAAGCACGAAATGATATCGACTTTTGATCAGAGAATGCATTTTATACAAGAACAATAGAATAGATCATGGCAttgaaggagaaaagaaaagaggctcaAGTCATCAGTCATACCTCCAATCTCCCACTATCATCAGCATTTTGGAGATCATCATACTGAACCTTCAGTTTGTTATGATTAATACATGACTTTAGAACAGTGCACCTGAACCAGCAGCCAATAATGCCACTGTCTTGAGACAAGATCTCTACTCTGTCACCAGCACTGTATGTGGGCTTTAGTTGAATCTGGGGCCCTATAAACTTGATAGAGAAATGCTTTCCAGGAGATTGCTTATTATTTAATATCTGATAAGGTGGTATGGAGTCTGCTTGTGGACCTCGACAGATTTTAGTGCCCAAACATTTTGAATAAAGCCTTTCATACTGCTTTTGAAACTTAGTCTTCCCAGGTGTGATTTCACCATCCTTTTCTGACTCAGCTGGAATTTTCAAGGACAGAACAACAGCTTGACTAAAATATCCACGCAGTGTACTCAAGTCAAAATGCTTGAACTTATTTTTGCTATACTGGCGAAAGCAGAAACGTATCCCAACAAAAGAAGAAGTTGGCAATGCATTGGAGCATTTTTCATAATGGTCAGGAGTTAAAACAGTTGCAATATCATCAACACATTCCACACTGATTACTTGCGTAAAAGGAGTAATGAAAACTTCGCAAGgatgagggggaggaggaggtatGGCACAAGCAAATTCCTGGTTTTGATGAAACCACCGCACTTTGACCTTCTTCTGTCCCTTCTTATCTTCATACATGTCTTCCAAGTATGCAAGATAGCGACTTTCTTCCTCTGACAAGACCAGCACAAATGTGTGGGTCTGCAAAATAAGATGCCATAAGACATTCTGGAAGATCTAGACATGACCATGGCGTATACACAATATCATGACGAAACTTACAGATATTGTGGTTCCATTGCGACAAAAAGCTCGATAGTGCCGAAGCTGCTTGCCGCATGTCCAGAATGAACCGGACCATGTAATGTCTGAGCTGTAGTCTTTCCCCTAACAAAGACAACAGCAAAAATACCAATGAGCTCATAATACATGGAAATAAATTACACAAATTTATAACTGATGACTTACTAGATTTTGGTGCTGAAAGCTATCAGTTTCACTGTATCCATCCAACCCGGTGTCATTATCCGCATAAGATCCGCATTTTGAGAATTCTGAAATGGACAGCAAATTATTAGTTACAAATAAAAGACATTGATATCAATTAATATAATACATATAAGCGTTATTCGGACTAGTTATTGACCTGAAAGGTACTCCAACCATGAGTGAGTGTTATTTTTGTGTTTGTGTGCATGAGTATAGATATAACTACAGGTATTAAATAGAAGCCATGCACTCCCAAATAGGATGATGGTTATCGGATGGCATCCCTGGGGAAGCTTCATTCCTTTTCAGCTGAGAAGCTTAACGGCCTCTCCTTGAGCTTCTTAGCAGATAAAACTTTTTCCACAATCTTCCACTTCTCTTCATGGCAAAATGAATATAATACAAGAGAAAGGTGCGTTCATGAAGTGCATATAGGAGAACATTTCATTGTGTTTGACAAGCCCTTAGAGGCATGAATTTATTGCATTGTGCATATCACAATCAAACACTTCTACGATAAGTGTAAAGGGAGGCCAGCTACCTTAACAGAATTTATAGGTTCCAAACTGTTACTACTAGGCTGCAGTCATGGTTTTCACTTTTCAGAGCACAACTTTGGCATTCATGGCTTCCAGAACACAATTTAGGTTCCTTGAATATCACAAAAATAAGGCTCAAGTGAACAAGAGCTATGGATTCGGTGACTATAAATGTCCGAAGAATTCATGTACTCAGTAGTAAAAACCTAATAAAACGAAACGGATGCAATCGAGAACTACTTACTCGAGTTAAGTGCCTTCACCGGGAGGAAGGACGCGAGCCAATCCACCACCTCGCGGCGCGACCTCCACTTGCGCGCAAACACGGCCGGCCCACCGCCGTcatcagcgccgccgccgcacccccacGCGGCGCGGAAGTCCTCGGAGACCACGTAGAGCATGTGGCGAAGGCTCCTCTCGgtgccgacgacggcgaggtgggacccgccggccgcgtcgtcgaggTAATAGTGCACGACGCGGCTGCCCCGCTCCTGCGACACGAACTCCTCCCTCCACCGCACGAACACCGGGCCGTCCTCCCTCGCCATCCTCGTCCGCAACGCCCACGCCGCAAGGAAGGACGCCCACGCAAAACAGCCCGGGGGCACGGCACTACGCGaacggaggcgccgccgcccgcagcaAGGTCATGTCCTTCTCGAGAGGGTCTTTGGGAGGACGCCCCCTTAGGGCTCTCAGTTCTCGGCGAAGCAAGGGGAGCCTGGTGCCTCTCGGAAACCTCGGAGGGCACGAGAGATTTTTTACAGGAAACTTCAGATTAACCCGGAAAACAAGGGTGTtgggagggcggcggccgggggatTTCTGGGAACCCCCGGACGGGAGGACGATTTCCTAGGGCTTCAGAGGGATTTGGAGGCAGTCCTCGCCGGCCAGAGCGGCTTGAACCGGAACGGGTTAAGGCTGAGCAGGAACCTCTCCATAAAACGGAAGGCGGCGGCAAAGCCCGCTCCTGCGCCGACGGTCGATCCTCGTCAGAGAAACCCCAGAAATTTTCTCAGAAGTGACAGCAAGGAaagtggcggcggaggtggcggcggcggcggcggcggtcggaggGACCAGAGGCGTCGGGACGGGCGCACGGGAGGCGCGGGCGGAGGACTCCTCTCCGGGCGGGGGCGCACGCGCGCAAGGACGGCCTCCCTCTCAGTGGCGGCGGggagaggagggcgcggcgcggggaaggaggaggaaggcggacAGGTGGGAAGGTGAGGAGAGGGGGTTGAAGGGGGCAGGAGAGAAGGGAAGGGGAATCTACTGTGCTTGGCTCCCTGCCTCCCTCTCTTTCGGGTGAACGCAGCGGCGAAGGCCGCATGGGCAGGGCGACGGTTGGTGTGGTTTTCCTTCGGGGGGCAGgtaaaaactttttttttcggaTTGTGATTACGACGATGGGAGGAAGTGAGGAACAAAGTCAAAAACCGCGGTGAGCTTGTCACGGTTTTGTCCAGAGTAAATTGTGAGTTTCACGGTTTAGAGAGCTGGTAGGTGTGATTGGCCACAAGCTGGTTTATATAACAACTTATACTTCATTTCTATGAGTAATACGTTAATGATTTCGCGTGAAGGATGATCAAGTAGACACGCTAATAAAAACTTCCTTCGGTCTGGGACGTTTCCGACATAAGGATTGAATTGTATGCGATGTTTGAACGCCATTTATTTGCGGAAGGAGTTAGTGGTAGCtaatataatttatttttgtCAAGTACTAATTTATGTCGATATGCAAATCATATGTAGATTACATATAACAAGTTTAAACATCATTTAAAAGAGTAGGAAAATCCTTGCAAATAGTTTGTCTAGCAGTCAGTGCTCGACAAATAGATATTTTCCTTTAGAGGGCAGGTAAAAACTTTTTTTGTTTAGGTTTCAGGTTCTAAGTTGTGACGATAATGGAAGGAACAAAGTCAAAAATCGCGATGAGGTGGTCACGGACTCACGGTTTTGTTTAGGGTAAATTGTGAGCTTCACGATTTAGAGAGCCGTAAGCCAATGGTGTGTGATTGGCCACAAGTAGATGAATAGAGTGGTTTATATAGTGTACGGTTCTTATATGAACAACTTACAAGCTGTTCGGTTGAGATTGCTACAGCTGCGCTGGTAGTCTTCTAAAACTACAAGAGCTATAGTTGCTGGTGTTGCAGCCATAGTTGCAGCGTAGCAGCAAAAAATCATAGCTGAACACACCCTTACTTCATTTTTTATGTATAAGTTCTATATGTAAGCAGTACGTTAATGGCTTAAAAAGATAATTAAGTAGATACGCTAATAGATAGATAATTAAGTAGACACGCTAATAAATACTTCCTTCAGTCGGAAAGTATATGATGTTTCCAACATGAGGATTGAACTATATGTAGAGCTTGATGTCTGGACGTCATTTAGTTGCGAAAGGAGGTAGTAGTACTTCATTTAAAAGAGTAGGAAAATCCTTATAAAACAGTTTGTCTAGCGGTCAGTTCACTTAGTAGTTACCATCTATTATTCATGTCATCAAGAAATAAAAGTGCAACATTTAATTTGATTTATCATGCAAAAAAT from Setaria italica strain Yugu1 chromosome II, Setaria_italica_v2.0, whole genome shotgun sequence encodes the following:
- the LOC101780754 gene encoding uncharacterized protein LOC101780754, whose amino-acid sequence is MAREDGPVFVRWREEFVSQERGSRVVHYYLDDAAGGSHLAVVGTERSLRHMLYVVSEDFRAAWGCGGGADDGGGPAVFARKWRSRREVVDWLASFLPVKALNSKFSKCGSYADNDTGLDGYSETDSFQHQNLGKDYSSDITWSGSFWTCGKQLRHYRAFCRNGTTISTHTFVLVLSEEESRYLAYLEDMYEDKKGQKKVKVRWFHQNQEFACAIPPPPPHPCEVFITPFTQVISVECVDDIATVLTPDHYEKCSNALPTSSFVGIRFCFRQYSKNKFKHFDLSTLRGYFSQAVVLSLKIPAESEKDGEITPGKTKFQKQYERLYSKCLGTKICRGPQADSIPPYQILNNKQSPGKHFSIKFIGPQIQLKPTYSAGDRVEILSQDSGIIGCWFRCTVLKSCINHNKLKVQYDDLQNADDSGRLEETVPASTLALPDKLGLRSPDRLRIRPRPQQNISVNGAALIPGTAIDVWQFSGWWEGIVVSLENPAADSLQVYFPGENFFRVCQLQDVRISKDWVKNQWVDIEIKTNVLSRIPSDGVKTRQPDNFSSVGVLDSSSSALPEQELAAIQANSNGDKPVPERGLAAIQANSNGDKPVPERGLATIQANSNGDKPVPEQGLAATQANSNGDKPVPEQGLAATQAICNGDKSVTEQGLEAIQTTSNGDKQTEASKQTEVSLTDKTSSLLVEDEKQTILGKRPRDDGEQDCNGEVGVDVGKT